The following nucleotide sequence is from candidate division WOR-3 bacterium.
AGTAGCGGGAGAAGAAGTAGAGGTCCTGGTTGTCCGGGACCTCGAAGTTGTTGAAGTAGAGGACCGATTTGCGCCAGATGAGCCGGGCGAAGTCGCGAAGATGGCTGGTCGCCCAGCTCCACGCGGAACGCGTGTAGAAGCGGGAGACGCCCGAATAGGAGAGAGTCCTGCCCGCGGTCTTGTTGGCATACTCGGCAAAATCGGGTTGCTCGAAGTCGGGATTCGGTCTCACCCAGGGCGGCGCCTGGTACTGACCGGTGGTGTTGTACTGGCTGTTGCCTATGTAGAGGTTCTGGCCTGCCTGGGTGGTTGTGAGCACGAATTCACGCGCCAGAATCGAATTGCGGATTGACACCGGTGCGATGACGACCAGTACGCCGAGCAGGCTGGACGCGGCGGCCCCGATCCTGAGCCTGCGGTTCCTGGCTTGCGGGTTGAGCGCCAGCGCCAGGGGCAGCAGCGGTGCAAACAGCAGCGAGTTGGCGCGCGTAAGCGCGGCCAGGCCCAGGGCGAGTCCTGTGGCCAGAGGCCACAGGAATGGCAAAGCCCGATGTCCGACCGACGCAGGGCGGGTATGGAGAGAACGGACGAGCAGCCAGAGGAAGAGGGCAGTGAGGAAGACGGCGAGCGAAGTCTTCTCAATCTGGCTCTCGTAGAAAATGAGCGGTTTGTAGAGGGCGGCGATGGCGGCGGCCGCGACGGCGGCGCGGCGGTCGAACAGGCGGCGGGTCGTGTCGTACACCAGCAAGAGAAAGATCATCGCCAGCGCCAGCTGGCCCAGGTAGACGGCCCAGTAGCTGTGGCCGAAGGCCGTGTAGATGAGGGCGAGGAAGTAGGGGTAGAGCGGGTCCTGGTAGAAGGGCAGTCCCGGGGCTTCGCCTTTGACGATAGCCATGGCCCAGGTGTCGTAGGCCTGGCCATCAATCACGGGCCGCGCGAAGAACGGTGAGTTCGACAGGTCCGCCAGATTGGCGATACGCAGACCCAGGCCGACCAGGAGGATGGCAGGCAGCAGCCAGGTCAATCTGGAGTTCACTGTGACGGAATGCGGCGGAGCTTTCACGCGTAAGTAGTCTATGAATGCACAGGCCGCTGTAAAGGCGGGCAGGATTACGCCCGCAGCGTCGCCGCAAATCCCGGGTCTAACAGATGTTGATTGACTGCAGGCAGACACGTTCTATAATCAATTGTTGCCGCAGGCAGAGGCGTGCGGCCGACCGGGTTAGATCCTCTGGGCGGCCTTTCACGCACCTTGCCGGTTCCGGGTTCTGTCGACCAGGTTTTCGGGTGCCTGGGTCAGCGTCAGAGGCAACTGGTTGCCTTTATTGGGATTGCACTTCCGTCAAAGGAGGTCGGTCATGAAGTCGAGAGATACGCTATTCCCTGGTATTGCTTTGCTTGGTCTGGCTTTGGCTCTCACTACCGGCGTGGCCTTCGGCCAGACCGAGGTTTGGGCGAGCCACTACAGCGGTGACGGCTTTCAGAACGAAGCTACAGCCATCGTCCTGTCGCAGGATACGACCGTGGTCATTACCGGCTTCAGCGTCGGCTCTGACTTCAGCCGCGACATCTACACCATGAAGCTTCGGCGGAGCGACGGCGGTGAAGTGTGGGCGACTCGCTGGTCCGGTCCCTCCGGATCACGCGACGAAGCGTGGTCGGTGGCGGTTGACGACCTCGGCGACGTGTTCGTGACCGGAAGGACGTACACGGCCGCGACCGATACCGACTTCGTCGTGATCAAGTACGGCGGTGACGGCACCGAACTCTGGACCAGGACCTACAACAACGGTGGTGTGGACGTAGCGCGGGTCGTGGTGGCGGACCAGCGCGGCGGCTGCTTCGTGACCGGATACAGCAATGCCGGTTCCGGCAACGGCAACCAGGATTACGTAACGATTCACTACGATGCCGATGGCGGCCAACGCTGGGTTTCCCGGATTGGCGGGCCCGGCAGCTGGCACGACTACCCGACCGGCATGCTGCTGGGCGCTGCGGGCGGCCTCTTTCTCACCGGTTACTCTTGGGGTGGATCCGAAACGCAGTATGACTACCTGACCGTCAGGCTTGACACGTTGGATGGCG
It contains:
- a CDS encoding tetratricopeptide repeat protein, with the translated sequence MNSRLTWLLPAILLVGLGLRIANLADLSNSPFFARPVIDGQAYDTWAMAIVKGEAPGLPFYQDPLYPYFLALIYTAFGHSYWAVYLGQLALAMIFLLLVYDTTRRLFDRRAAVAAAAIAALYKPLIFYESQIEKTSLAVFLTALFLWLLVRSLHTRPASVGHRALPFLWPLATGLALGLAALTRANSLLFAPLLPLALALNPQARNRRLRIGAAASSLLGVLVVIAPVSIRNSILAREFVLTTTQAGQNLYIGNSQYNTTGQYQAPPWVRPNPDFEQPDFAEYANKTAGRTLSYSGVSRFYTRSAWSWATSHLRDFARLIWRKSVLYFNNFEVPDNQDLYFFSRYSWVLRLPLLSFGLVFALGLAAMILLARGLAPLSLVVFYFGYAASVIVFFVFSRYRLPALPALFPFAGAMLPCLADSVGLRQSPRARRPAFPARLAGGLAIVVVVFALTLYPVHHGAGKTEAAQSLVNLGSLYYHEGDTVRAVATFEEALRTRPGHAEASRNLGILLLARGNVDRAFQLLSDASRAEPSNPTTHLFLGRIHIRRGQTESAFTEFGKAVGLAPGRVEFRFELATALQQLSRYPQALAQYDTMIQLGPDNPVVRHNYAVCLYNVGRYAEARIELEAARRLGGAINPRFDSLLRTGSVRSADSRNP